The following coding sequences are from one Burkholderia stabilis window:
- a CDS encoding MDR family MFS transporter yields MADTPATTSAPPHEGRASVTDWIAVAAGALGALMATLDISITNSALPQIQGEIGATGTEGTWISTGYLMSEIVMIPLAAWLTRVFGLRNFLLTNSALFIAFSMMCGWSHSLPMMIAGRIGQGFTGGALIPTAQTIIRTRLPLSQLPVGMTLFGLIVLLGPLFGPVLGGWLAENVNWSWCFFINLPVCLLLMGLLWFGLPSDRPQWSTFFNADWLGIAGLAIGLSSLTVVLEEGQRERWFESQMIVTLSFVSLAGMILIALSQRFAKRPIMRLSLMRNPRYASVIVIVSAVGAGLYGVSYLLPQFLAIVAGYNAEQAGAIMLLSGLPAFLVMPILPRLLGKVDFRILVISGLLLFCLSCMLDISLTAQSVGHDFVWSQLIRGLAQMLAMMPLNQASMAAVAREDSGDAAGLYNMARNLGGSIGLAIIGTVIDRRTTFHTAALRESVTANSLIGQDRLSAYAANWFAHTGDLAYSNMRALGQLARQIQIQAVVMTYSETFYLLGLALLACVPLALLLRTPRGPQPMSSGH; encoded by the coding sequence ATGGCTGACACGCCCGCCACGACATCCGCGCCGCCGCACGAAGGCCGCGCGAGCGTGACCGACTGGATCGCGGTCGCGGCCGGCGCGCTCGGCGCGCTGATGGCCACGCTCGACATCTCGATCACGAACTCCGCGCTGCCGCAAATCCAGGGCGAAATCGGCGCGACCGGCACCGAAGGCACGTGGATCTCGACCGGCTACCTGATGTCGGAAATCGTGATGATCCCGCTCGCCGCGTGGCTCACGCGCGTGTTCGGGCTGCGCAATTTCCTGCTGACGAACTCGGCGCTCTTCATCGCGTTCTCGATGATGTGCGGCTGGTCGCATTCGCTGCCGATGATGATCGCCGGCCGGATCGGCCAGGGCTTCACGGGCGGCGCGCTGATCCCGACCGCGCAGACCATCATCCGCACGCGGCTGCCGTTGTCGCAGTTGCCGGTCGGGATGACGCTGTTCGGCCTGATCGTGCTGCTCGGGCCACTGTTCGGCCCCGTGCTCGGCGGCTGGCTCGCGGAGAACGTGAACTGGAGCTGGTGCTTCTTCATCAACCTGCCCGTGTGCCTGCTGCTGATGGGGCTGCTGTGGTTCGGGCTGCCGTCGGACCGCCCGCAATGGAGCACGTTCTTCAACGCGGACTGGCTCGGGATCGCCGGCCTTGCGATCGGGCTGAGTTCGCTCACCGTCGTGCTCGAGGAAGGCCAGCGCGAACGCTGGTTCGAATCGCAGATGATCGTCACGTTGAGCTTCGTGTCGCTCGCGGGGATGATCCTGATCGCGCTGTCGCAGCGCTTCGCGAAGCGGCCGATCATGCGGCTGTCGCTGATGCGCAACCCGCGCTATGCGAGCGTGATCGTGATCGTGTCCGCGGTCGGCGCCGGGTTGTACGGCGTGTCGTACCTGCTGCCGCAGTTCCTCGCGATCGTCGCCGGCTACAACGCGGAGCAGGCCGGCGCGATCATGCTGCTGTCGGGGCTGCCGGCATTTCTCGTGATGCCGATCCTGCCGCGCCTGCTCGGCAAGGTCGATTTCCGCATCCTCGTGATCTCGGGGCTGCTGCTGTTCTGCCTGAGCTGCATGCTCGACATCAGCCTGACCGCGCAGAGCGTCGGCCACGACTTCGTATGGTCGCAACTGATCCGCGGCCTTGCGCAGATGCTCGCGATGATGCCGCTCAACCAGGCGTCGATGGCGGCCGTCGCACGCGAAGACTCGGGCGATGCGGCCGGGCTCTACAACATGGCGCGCAATCTCGGCGGCTCGATCGGGCTCGCGATCATCGGCACCGTGATCGACCGGCGCACGACCTTCCATACGGCCGCGCTCCGCGAATCGGTGACCGCGAACTCGCTGATCGGGCAGGACCGGCTGTCGGCCTATGCGGCGAACTGGTTCGCGCACACCGGCGACCTCGCGTATTCGAACATGCGCGCGCTCGGGCAGCTTGCGCGGCAGATCCAGATCCAGGCGGTCGTGATGACCTATTCCGAAACCTTTTATCTGCTGGGCCTCGCATTGCTCGCCTGCGTGCCGCTCGCGCTGCTGCTGAGAACGCCGCGCGGGCCGCAGCCGATGTCGTCCGGCCATTGA
- a CDS encoding HlyD family secretion protein, whose amino-acid sequence MSTPQVPPQKADRQETGTTPRNGGSKRRILLIVAVLAAIGGAVWLARWWTVGRFIESTNDAYLQADSMTAAPKVAGYVTDVYVRDNQAVKAGDPLVRLDVRQYQVALAQSLATVDARRADIARAEADISQQHANLEQASAQAKVSQINVQHASDEYTRYAPLAATGAETHERVADLKSTRDQALATLAANNASIAAARTQIASFTAQLQQARAQLEAAQASAAQSQLDLDNTVVRSTLDGRVGDRTVRVGQYVQPGTRLLTVVPVDSIYLVANFKETQIGQMRIGQPVELHVDALPDGALTGVVDSFAPGTGAQFALLPPENATGNFTKIVQRVPVRIRLSANARAQRMLLPGLSVTVDVDTRSAANEQRHG is encoded by the coding sequence ATGTCGACGCCTCAAGTCCCGCCACAGAAAGCAGATCGTCAGGAAACCGGAACAACGCCGCGAAACGGCGGATCGAAACGACGCATCCTGCTCATCGTCGCCGTGCTCGCGGCAATCGGCGGCGCCGTCTGGCTCGCCCGCTGGTGGACGGTCGGCCGTTTCATCGAAAGCACCAACGACGCGTACCTGCAGGCCGACAGCATGACCGCCGCGCCGAAGGTCGCCGGCTACGTGACCGACGTCTACGTGCGCGACAACCAGGCCGTGAAGGCCGGCGATCCGCTCGTGCGGCTCGACGTCCGCCAGTACCAGGTCGCGCTCGCGCAATCGCTCGCGACCGTCGACGCCCGCCGCGCCGATATCGCACGCGCCGAAGCCGACATCAGCCAGCAGCACGCGAATCTCGAACAGGCTTCGGCGCAAGCAAAGGTGTCGCAGATCAACGTGCAGCACGCGAGCGACGAATACACGCGATATGCGCCGCTCGCGGCGACCGGCGCCGAAACGCACGAACGCGTCGCCGACCTGAAGAGCACGCGCGACCAGGCGCTCGCGACGCTCGCCGCGAACAACGCGTCGATTGCCGCCGCACGCACGCAGATCGCGTCGTTCACCGCACAACTCCAGCAGGCCCGCGCACAACTCGAAGCCGCGCAGGCCAGCGCCGCGCAGTCGCAACTCGACCTCGACAACACGGTCGTGCGCAGCACGCTCGACGGCCGCGTCGGCGATCGCACGGTGCGCGTCGGCCAGTACGTGCAGCCCGGCACGCGCCTGCTGACCGTCGTGCCGGTCGATTCGATCTACCTCGTCGCGAACTTCAAGGAAACGCAGATCGGTCAGATGCGCATCGGCCAGCCCGTCGAGCTGCATGTCGACGCGCTGCCGGACGGCGCGCTGACCGGCGTCGTCGACAGCTTCGCGCCCGGCACGGGCGCGCAGTTCGCGCTGCTGCCGCCGGAGAACGCGACCGGCAACTTCACGAAGATCGTCCAGCGCGTGCCGGTGCGCATCCGCCTCTCCGCGAACGCACGCGCACAGCGCATGCTGCTGCCGGGGCTGTCGGTGACGGTCGACGTCGATACGCGTTCGGCCGCAAACGAGCAGCGTCATGGCTGA
- a CDS encoding CerR family C-terminal domain-containing protein has product MNEAKKLRRTSAGGYARGDETRQRIIEAAIELFGERGFAGASTREIAAMAGVNAPALQYYFENKEGVYRACVETIAENGWEVFAPAVGHAWAMLEADADVDVLIDAFIALLHALSDRMFTAPKTMNQRMFFAREQGGQEPASASEILMKRMRKPLNDVSTELIGRISGRPADDPVTRLRALSLFGQLTVFHIAQRSALQLLEWETFEGERAALVIDTIADQTRVLLGQWHAQRDTNATGVEAGGKRGARTTAKRAAKPAASTPAAASTRRVKKPAAR; this is encoded by the coding sequence ATGAACGAAGCGAAGAAGCTGCGTCGCACGTCGGCGGGCGGCTATGCGCGTGGCGACGAAACGCGCCAGCGGATCATCGAGGCGGCGATCGAACTGTTCGGCGAACGCGGGTTCGCGGGCGCGTCGACGCGGGAGATCGCCGCGATGGCCGGCGTGAACGCGCCGGCGCTCCAGTACTACTTCGAGAACAAGGAAGGCGTTTACCGCGCGTGCGTGGAGACGATTGCCGAGAACGGCTGGGAGGTGTTCGCGCCGGCGGTCGGCCATGCGTGGGCGATGCTCGAAGCCGATGCGGACGTCGACGTGCTGATCGACGCGTTCATCGCGCTGCTGCACGCGCTGTCGGACCGGATGTTCACGGCGCCGAAGACGATGAACCAGCGGATGTTCTTTGCACGCGAGCAGGGCGGCCAGGAGCCGGCGAGCGCGAGCGAAATCCTGATGAAACGGATGCGCAAGCCGCTCAACGACGTGAGCACGGAGCTGATCGGCCGCATCTCGGGGCGGCCGGCCGACGATCCCGTCACGCGGCTGCGCGCGCTGAGCCTGTTCGGGCAGCTCACGGTGTTCCACATCGCGCAGCGTTCGGCGCTGCAACTGCTCGAATGGGAAACCTTCGAGGGCGAACGTGCGGCGCTGGTGATCGACACGATCGCCGACCAGACTCGCGTACTGCTCGGGCAATGGCACGCGCAGCGCGACACGAATGCCACCGGTGTGGAAGCCGGTGGGAAGCGGGGGGCGCGTACTACCGCAAAACGCGCGGCGAAGCCGGCTGCGTCAACGCCAGCGGCGGCAAGCACGCGTCGCGTGAAGAAGCCCGCCGCGCGTTGA
- a CDS encoding mechanosensitive ion channel family protein, with amino-acid sequence MRHFLLGWLLAAVVSAAHAAAPAPAAASTASGAAPALTPQQARQALDVLENPRQRAQVETTLRAIAAVGVLSAPAPVVAASDAAAASGASAAAAPAALTSNGLASMLVRQGARWTAQIGGALNESLRSLLDVGSVGSWWHDRLVRADERADLAHAIWIIIAVLVPALVVEWFSKRLLRRALAAVAARRADTSHHTVPDSVTPDDDTAPPPDAPEPLDASNASDAAPASSPGRGHARRHTTLLHRMPRALVSLALRAVPLLVFVGVASLTMSVIGDAGTPVEAALESLIDIYVICRLVTIVSRLFFQPDARQLRLLHISDAWADFAQRSIARIVIVTGACTAAVEIAANFGLSEAGHVALLKAVALVGHVMISALILQCRQPVAARIRAAGADQPTFAAIGNALADAWAPVSVFIVMALWFVWALDVHNGYRVLITLGGRSIAVMIAMRMVSIVVFGALARLFQDREEDRTLVHAHAYRYYPLVRRIVSGTIGLVTVVLLLQTWGVPVFRAFETGTIGHRLASALMTIAIAAIVALVVWETANIAIERRLQRWTREGNLVRAARLRTLLPMLRSLLFVMIALVVVLTGLSQLGVNVGPLLAGASIFGVALGFGSQKLVQDFITGIFLLMENAMQVGDWVTLAGVSGTVEYLSIRTVRLRAGDGSLYTIPFSSVTTVNNTNRGLGNAAVKVSIAYGEDIDRAIATLKEIGAALRDDPKYHDGILSDFSYWGIDQVDGAALALAGQMQCTDSTRWSVQREFNRRIAETFRERGIRIANPQRSVVAYADGSRPDGNHEDDSGSNARNGNAAETAPRPPSPGEPDRKPR; translated from the coding sequence ATGCGACATTTCCTCCTCGGCTGGCTGCTCGCCGCCGTCGTCTCGGCGGCTCACGCGGCCGCTCCCGCACCGGCCGCCGCGTCGACCGCCTCCGGCGCCGCGCCCGCGCTGACGCCGCAACAGGCCCGGCAGGCACTCGACGTGCTCGAAAACCCGCGCCAACGCGCACAGGTCGAAACGACACTGCGCGCGATCGCGGCAGTCGGCGTACTGAGCGCGCCCGCGCCCGTGGTCGCGGCGAGCGACGCGGCCGCGGCAAGCGGTGCGTCGGCCGCCGCGGCGCCGGCCGCGCTCACGTCGAACGGGCTCGCGTCGATGCTCGTTCGCCAGGGCGCGCGCTGGACGGCCCAAATCGGCGGCGCGCTGAACGAATCGCTGCGCTCGCTGCTCGATGTCGGCTCGGTGGGAAGCTGGTGGCACGACAGGCTGGTACGCGCCGACGAGCGCGCGGATCTCGCGCACGCGATCTGGATCATCATCGCCGTGCTCGTGCCCGCGCTCGTCGTCGAATGGTTCTCGAAACGGCTGCTGCGGCGCGCGCTGGCCGCGGTGGCCGCACGACGCGCCGATACGTCGCACCACACCGTGCCCGATTCCGTCACGCCCGACGACGACACCGCACCGCCGCCGGACGCACCCGAGCCGCTCGACGCCTCCAACGCATCCGACGCAGCGCCCGCGTCGTCGCCAGGCCGCGGCCACGCGCGTCGCCACACCACACTGCTGCACCGGATGCCGCGCGCGCTCGTCAGCCTCGCGCTGCGCGCGGTGCCGCTGCTCGTGTTCGTCGGCGTCGCGAGCCTGACGATGTCGGTGATCGGCGATGCGGGCACGCCGGTGGAAGCCGCGCTCGAATCGCTGATCGACATCTACGTGATCTGCCGGCTCGTCACGATCGTCAGCCGGCTGTTCTTCCAGCCCGATGCGCGGCAATTGCGGCTGCTGCACATCAGCGACGCATGGGCCGACTTCGCGCAACGCTCGATCGCGCGGATCGTGATCGTGACCGGCGCGTGCACGGCGGCGGTCGAGATCGCCGCGAACTTCGGCCTCAGCGAAGCCGGTCACGTCGCGCTGCTGAAGGCCGTCGCGCTCGTCGGGCACGTGATGATCTCGGCGCTGATCCTCCAGTGCCGCCAGCCGGTCGCCGCACGCATCCGCGCCGCCGGCGCGGACCAGCCGACCTTCGCGGCAATCGGCAACGCACTCGCGGACGCATGGGCGCCCGTTTCGGTCTTCATCGTGATGGCGCTGTGGTTCGTGTGGGCGCTCGACGTCCACAACGGCTATCGCGTGCTGATCACGCTCGGCGGCCGCTCGATCGCCGTGATGATCGCCATGCGGATGGTGTCGATCGTCGTGTTCGGCGCGCTCGCGCGGCTGTTCCAGGACCGCGAGGAAGACCGCACGCTCGTCCATGCGCACGCCTACCGCTACTACCCGCTGGTGCGCCGGATCGTGTCGGGCACGATCGGCCTCGTGACCGTCGTGCTGCTGCTGCAAACCTGGGGCGTGCCGGTCTTTCGCGCGTTCGAGACCGGCACGATCGGCCACCGGCTCGCATCGGCGCTGATGACGATCGCGATCGCGGCCATCGTCGCGCTCGTCGTCTGGGAAACCGCGAACATCGCGATCGAGCGCCGCCTGCAGCGCTGGACCCGCGAGGGTAATCTCGTGCGCGCGGCGCGGCTGCGCACGCTGCTGCCGATGCTGCGCTCGCTGCTGTTCGTGATGATCGCGCTCGTCGTCGTGCTGACGGGCCTCAGCCAGCTCGGCGTGAACGTCGGCCCGCTCCTGGCCGGCGCCAGCATCTTCGGCGTCGCGCTCGGCTTCGGCTCGCAGAAGCTCGTGCAGGATTTCATCACCGGGATCTTCCTGCTGATGGAGAACGCGATGCAGGTCGGCGACTGGGTCACGCTCGCCGGCGTGTCAGGCACCGTCGAATACCTGTCGATCCGCACCGTGCGGTTGCGCGCGGGCGACGGATCGCTGTACACGATCCCGTTCAGTTCGGTGACGACCGTCAACAACACGAATCGCGGGCTCGGCAACGCGGCCGTCAAGGTCAGCATCGCCTACGGCGAGGATATCGATCGCGCGATCGCGACGCTGAAGGAAATCGGCGCCGCGCTGCGCGACGATCCGAAGTACCACGACGGCATCCTGTCCGATTTCAGCTACTGGGGCATCGACCAGGTCGACGGCGCGGCGCTTGCGCTCGCCGGGCAGATGCAGTGCACGGACTCGACGCGCTGGAGCGTGCAGCGCGAATTCAACCGGCGGATTGCGGAAACCTTCCGCGAACGCGGCATCCGGATCGCCAATCCGCAACGCAGCGTCGTCGCGTATGCCGACGGATCGCGGCCTGACGGCAACCACGAAGACGATAGCGGCAGCAACGCCCGCAACGGCAACGCCGCCGAAACCGCGCCCCGGCCGCCGTCGCCCGGCGAACCGGATCGCAAGCCGCGCTGA
- a CDS encoding TIGR03571 family LLM class oxidoreductase yields the protein MTTPAPARPDIAHRIFSDERLSIGLTLPLLRSGNVVADFNEQLELAALADALGFRALWIRDVPLNSADYPDPVGHLDPWVFLGALAARTRRIALASGAIVLPLRHPLHIAKGALSVATLSGGRFILGLGSGDRPPEYAAFGVDAQTRRDRYREHWDVVAAALGVPSRVLPDEAPPDAPEFTLLPRGDDAVPMLAVGSGGQSVDWIARHSIGWMTYHRDPDTQRARYSMWRAAVERLASPAFRAFGVSMRLDLAAHPDAPAAALPLGYATGRHALIDILRDMHAAGTHHVTLNLGSDRPVRDVIEEIATHVLPVFHDRPA from the coding sequence ATGACCACGCCCGCCCCCGCCCGCCCCGACATCGCGCATCGCATCTTTTCGGACGAACGGCTGTCGATCGGCCTCACGCTTCCGCTGCTTCGCAGCGGCAACGTCGTCGCCGACTTCAACGAACAGCTCGAACTTGCGGCGCTGGCCGACGCGCTCGGCTTTCGCGCGCTGTGGATTCGCGACGTGCCGCTGAACAGCGCCGACTATCCCGATCCGGTCGGCCACCTCGACCCGTGGGTATTCCTAGGCGCACTCGCGGCGCGCACGCGCCGGATCGCGCTCGCGAGCGGCGCAATCGTGCTGCCGCTGCGTCATCCGCTGCATATCGCGAAAGGCGCGCTGTCGGTCGCGACGCTGTCCGGCGGGCGCTTCATCCTCGGGCTCGGCTCCGGCGACCGGCCGCCCGAATACGCGGCGTTCGGGGTCGACGCGCAGACACGGCGCGACCGGTATCGCGAGCACTGGGACGTGGTCGCGGCCGCGCTCGGCGTACCGTCTCGCGTACTGCCCGACGAAGCGCCGCCCGACGCGCCCGAATTCACGTTGCTGCCGCGCGGCGACGACGCGGTGCCGATGCTCGCGGTCGGCTCGGGTGGACAGAGCGTCGACTGGATCGCACGGCATTCGATCGGCTGGATGACGTATCACCGCGATCCGGACACGCAGCGCGCACGCTATTCGATGTGGCGCGCGGCAGTCGAACGCCTCGCTTCGCCGGCCTTTCGCGCGTTCGGCGTGTCGATGCGGCTCGATCTCGCCGCACATCCCGATGCGCCGGCCGCCGCGCTGCCGCTCGGTTATGCCACCGGGCGCCATGCATTGATCGACATCCTGCGGGACATGCACGCGGCCGGCACGCATCACGTCACGCTGAATCTCGGTTCGGACCGGCCCGTACGCGACGTCATCGAAGAAATCGCGACGCACGTGCTGCCGGTTTTTCACGACCGGCCGGCGTGA
- a CDS encoding GNAT family N-acetyltransferase, with amino-acid sequence MSDAKDWLDIDYRTLFRLRPDRRIERENDPDCSPGPRFWLGGCADGNLSGIRADVHADIAADLARVAGSEPPFAERMLPVHLERYLAMLAPVQHWNTGLVYALPHALRFDTDARVVLIDGDSDAGRQLLQSLSANGMPEGLFSMGFRSAAGLWAPWCAAVVDGEVASVAFAARLSEAGAELGLATAPAFRGRGLAAAVTAAWSRLPSLRTRTLFYSTDSHNHASQRVASRLGLALRGRTLRIA; translated from the coding sequence ATGTCCGACGCAAAAGACTGGCTGGATATCGACTACCGCACGCTGTTCCGGCTGCGCCCGGATCGCCGGATCGAACGCGAGAACGATCCCGACTGCTCGCCCGGGCCGCGCTTCTGGCTCGGCGGATGCGCGGACGGCAACCTGTCGGGCATCCGCGCCGACGTGCACGCCGACATCGCTGCCGACCTGGCGCGCGTGGCCGGCAGCGAACCGCCGTTCGCAGAGCGCATGCTGCCCGTACATCTCGAACGCTATCTCGCGATGCTCGCGCCCGTTCAGCACTGGAACACCGGCCTCGTCTACGCGCTGCCGCACGCGCTTCGTTTCGACACCGACGCGCGCGTCGTGCTGATCGACGGCGACAGCGACGCAGGCAGGCAACTGCTGCAATCGCTGTCTGCCAACGGGATGCCCGAAGGCTTGTTCTCGATGGGGTTTCGAAGCGCCGCCGGCCTGTGGGCGCCGTGGTGCGCGGCGGTCGTCGACGGGGAAGTCGCATCGGTCGCGTTCGCCGCGCGGCTATCCGAGGCCGGCGCCGAACTGGGTCTCGCGACGGCTCCCGCGTTTCGGGGGCGCGGCCTCGCCGCTGCCGTCACCGCCGCGTGGTCGCGGCTGCCGTCGCTTCGAACGCGCACGCTGTTCTACAGCACCGACAGCCACAACCACGCGTCGCAACGCGTGGCGTCCCGCCTCGGCCTCGCGCTGCGCGGCAGGACGCTGCGGATCGCGTAG
- a CDS encoding NAD-dependent protein deacetylase — MNDKALHDPSFTDVDPAALDALHAFVERHPRLLVLTGAGISTDSGIPGYRDRNGQWMRSPPIQLHEFLGSDAARRRYWARSMIGWPVVGRAQPNRSHVALARLGGAGRIERLVTQNVDGLHQRAGSGDVIELHGGINGVTCLACGAHHARATIQTVLEADNPELLGAQAEPAADGDAHLEWDALDTFRIPACPACGGLLKPAVVFFGENVPRERVALAAQALDAADALLVVGSSLMVYSGYRFCVWAQAQHKPVAALNLGHTRADPMLTLKVEARCAPALDALTARLGLAGNATEHAS, encoded by the coding sequence ATGAACGATAAAGCCCTGCACGATCCCTCATTCACCGACGTCGACCCGGCCGCGCTCGACGCGCTGCACGCGTTCGTCGAGCGTCATCCGCGCCTGCTCGTGCTGACCGGCGCGGGCATCAGCACCGATTCCGGCATTCCCGGCTATCGCGACCGCAACGGCCAATGGATGCGCTCGCCGCCGATCCAGCTTCACGAATTCCTCGGTTCCGACGCGGCGCGGCGGCGCTACTGGGCGCGCAGCATGATCGGCTGGCCGGTCGTCGGCCGCGCGCAGCCGAACCGGTCGCACGTTGCGCTGGCGCGGCTCGGCGGCGCGGGCCGGATCGAGCGTCTCGTCACGCAGAACGTCGACGGCCTGCATCAGCGCGCGGGCAGCGGCGACGTGATCGAACTGCACGGCGGGATCAACGGCGTGACCTGCCTCGCATGCGGCGCGCATCATGCGCGCGCGACGATCCAGACCGTGCTCGAAGCCGACAATCCCGAGCTGCTGGGCGCGCAGGCCGAGCCGGCCGCGGACGGCGACGCGCATCTCGAATGGGATGCGCTCGACACGTTCCGCATTCCGGCGTGCCCCGCGTGCGGCGGCCTGCTGAAGCCGGCGGTCGTGTTCTTCGGCGAGAACGTGCCGCGCGAGCGCGTTGCGCTGGCCGCGCAGGCGCTGGATGCGGCCGATGCGCTGCTCGTCGTCGGGTCGTCGCTGATGGTGTATTCCGGCTACCGCTTCTGCGTGTGGGCGCAGGCGCAGCACAAGCCGGTCGCCGCGCTCAATCTCGGTCATACGCGCGCCGATCCGATGCTGACGCTGAAGGTCGAGGCGCGCTGCGCACCTGCGCTCGATGCGCTGACTGCGCGGCTGGGTCTCGCGGGCAACGCAACGGAGCACGCATCGTGA
- a CDS encoding DUF938 domain-containing protein, whose translation MTGSTPAPDPSARLSAPAAERNRGPILDVLRRVLPASGDVLEIASGTGQHAVHFAQALPGLRWQPSDPDAQALRSIAAWIAHAGVANVAAPLAFDVRDAAWPLAALDAIVCINMIHISPWACTDALFAGASRLLRPGGVLFLYGPYRREGRHTAPSNEAFDLQLRSRDPSWGVRDLETVVALGLDRGLDCIEVVEMPANNLSVVFRRLPHAEQ comes from the coding sequence GTGACCGGCTCGACACCTGCACCCGATCCGTCCGCGCGGCTGTCGGCGCCGGCGGCCGAACGCAATCGCGGGCCGATCCTCGACGTCTTGCGACGCGTGCTGCCGGCGAGCGGCGACGTGCTCGAAATCGCGAGCGGCACCGGGCAGCACGCCGTCCACTTCGCGCAGGCGCTGCCGGGGCTGCGCTGGCAGCCGAGCGATCCCGACGCGCAGGCGCTGCGCTCGATCGCCGCATGGATCGCGCATGCGGGCGTCGCGAACGTCGCCGCGCCGCTCGCGTTCGACGTGCGCGACGCGGCGTGGCCGCTTGCGGCGCTCGACGCGATCGTCTGCATCAACATGATCCACATCTCGCCGTGGGCCTGCACCGACGCGCTGTTCGCGGGCGCGTCGCGCCTGCTGCGGCCGGGCGGCGTGCTGTTCCTGTACGGCCCGTATCGCCGCGAGGGCCGGCACACGGCGCCGTCGAACGAAGCGTTCGACCTGCAGTTGCGAAGCCGCGACCCGTCGTGGGGCGTGCGCGATCTCGAAACCGTCGTCGCGCTTGGCCTCGATCGCGGGCTCGACTGCATCGAGGTCGTCGAGATGCCGGCGAACAACCTGAGCGTCGTGTTCCGGCGGCTTCCGCACGCGGAGCAGTGA
- the gndA gene encoding NADP-dependent phosphogluconate dehydrogenase — MGKQAIGVIGLAVMGRNLALNIESRGYAVSVYNRSREKTDELIAEFPGRNLVPTYTLEEFVASLETPRRILMMVKAGEATDATIASLKPLLEKGDVLIDGGNTHFTDTIRRNQELAQSGLHFIGTGVSGGEEGALRGPSIMPGGQRDAYDLVEPILKQIAAKAPSDGEPCVAYMGPDGAGHYVKMVHNGIEYGDMQLIAESYSVLKDVAGLTNDELGAVYTEWNQGELDSYLIEITSKIFGKKDEETGKHLVDVILDRAAQKGTGKWTSQNALDLGVPLPLITESVFARVLSSLKTERIAASKILSGPAAAPFAGDRAAFVEAVRRALYLSKVISYAQGFAQLRTASEEYGWNLDLGTIAKIFRAGCIIRARFLQKITDAYAKDPALANLLLDPYFKDIAANYQASLRDVVVAAVKAGVPVPAFASAVAYFDSYRSERLPANLVQAQRDFFGAHTFERTDKPGSFHANWS; from the coding sequence ATGGGCAAACAAGCAATCGGTGTGATCGGGCTCGCGGTGATGGGCCGCAATCTCGCACTCAATATCGAGAGCCGCGGTTACGCGGTGTCGGTGTACAACCGCAGCCGCGAGAAAACCGACGAACTGATCGCCGAATTCCCCGGCCGCAATCTGGTGCCGACCTATACGCTCGAGGAATTCGTCGCGTCGCTCGAAACGCCGCGCCGGATCCTGATGATGGTGAAGGCCGGCGAAGCGACCGATGCGACGATCGCGTCGCTCAAGCCGCTGCTCGAGAAGGGCGACGTGCTGATCGACGGCGGCAATACGCATTTCACCGACACGATCCGCCGCAACCAGGAACTCGCGCAATCGGGCCTGCACTTCATCGGCACCGGCGTGTCGGGCGGCGAAGAGGGCGCGCTGCGCGGCCCGTCGATCATGCCCGGCGGCCAGCGCGATGCGTATGACCTCGTCGAGCCGATCCTCAAGCAGATCGCCGCGAAGGCGCCGTCGGACGGCGAGCCGTGCGTCGCGTACATGGGCCCGGACGGTGCGGGCCACTACGTGAAGATGGTCCACAACGGCATCGAATACGGCGACATGCAGCTGATCGCCGAAAGCTATTCGGTGCTGAAGGACGTCGCGGGCCTGACCAACGACGAACTCGGCGCGGTGTACACCGAATGGAACCAGGGCGAGCTCGACAGCTACCTGATCGAGATCACGTCGAAGATCTTCGGCAAGAAGGACGAAGAGACCGGCAAGCACCTCGTCGACGTGATCCTCGATCGCGCCGCGCAGAAGGGCACCGGCAAGTGGACGAGCCAGAATGCGCTGGATCTCGGCGTGCCGCTGCCGCTCATCACCGAATCGGTGTTCGCGCGCGTGCTGTCGTCGCTGAAGACCGAGCGCATCGCGGCCAGCAAGATCCTGTCGGGCCCGGCCGCGGCGCCGTTCGCAGGCGATCGCGCCGCGTTCGTCGAAGCGGTGCGCCGCGCGCTGTACCTGAGCAAGGTGATCTCGTACGCGCAGGGCTTCGCGCAACTGCGCACGGCGTCGGAAGAGTACGGCTGGAACCTCGATCTCGGGACGATCGCGAAGATCTTCCGCGCGGGCTGCATTATCCGCGCGCGCTTCCTGCAGAAGATCACCGACGCGTACGCGAAGGATCCGGCGCTCGCGAACCTGCTGCTCGATCCGTACTTCAAGGACATCGCCGCGAATTACCAGGCGTCGCTGCGTGACGTCGTGGTCGCCGCGGTGAAGGCCGGCGTGCCGGTGCCGGCGTTCGCGTCGGCGGTCGCGTATTTCGACAGCTACCGTTCCGAGCGGCTGCCGGCGAACCTCGTGCAGGCGCAGCGCGACTTCTTCGGCGCGCATACGTTCGAGCGTACCGACAAGCCGGGCAGCTTCCACGCGAACTGGTCGTAA